A genomic segment from Streptomyces antibioticus encodes:
- a CDS encoding aquaporin produces the protein MAADIELQPAPGATLRQTPPLIARAAAELVGTAALVAVVVGSGIQATGLTQDVGLQLLANSTATVFGLGVLITLFGPVSGAHFNPVVTLAEWFTARRGGAGVSVREAAAYVPAQIVGAVAGAILADAMFGEPLVKWSTHDRSAGHLLLGEVVATAGLILLIFGLARTDRLRFAPVAVASYIGAAYWFTSSTSFANPAVTIGRAFTDTFAGIAPGSLPGFIGAQLVGGVVGLALVALVFVHGRSAE, from the coding sequence ATGGCGGCGGACATCGAGCTGCAGCCCGCCCCGGGGGCCACCCTGCGCCAGACTCCTCCGCTGATCGCCAGGGCCGCCGCTGAACTGGTAGGCACGGCGGCCCTCGTCGCGGTGGTGGTCGGCTCCGGTATCCAGGCCACCGGGCTGACCCAGGATGTCGGCCTGCAACTGCTGGCCAACTCCACGGCCACCGTCTTCGGCCTCGGCGTTCTGATCACCCTGTTCGGTCCGGTCTCCGGCGCGCACTTCAACCCCGTCGTCACCCTGGCCGAGTGGTTCACCGCCCGCCGCGGCGGCGCGGGCGTTTCGGTCCGGGAAGCGGCCGCCTACGTCCCGGCCCAGATCGTCGGGGCCGTCGCGGGCGCGATCCTGGCCGATGCGATGTTCGGCGAACCGCTGGTGAAGTGGTCCACCCACGACCGGTCCGCCGGGCACCTGCTGCTGGGCGAGGTCGTCGCCACCGCCGGCCTGATCCTGCTCATCTTCGGCCTGGCCCGCACCGACCGACTCCGGTTCGCCCCCGTCGCGGTCGCCTCGTACATCGGCGCGGCGTACTGGTTCACCTCGTCGACGTCGTTCGCCAACCCGGCCGTGACCATCGGCCGTGCCTTCACCGACACCTTCGCGGGCATCGCGCCGGGCTCGCTGCCGGGGTTCATCGGCGCCCAACTCGTGGGCGGGGTCGTCGGTCTGGCGCTCGTGGCGCTCGTCTTCGTGCATGGCCGGTCCGCCGAATGA
- a CDS encoding ArsR/SmtB family transcription factor has protein sequence MLTSVDTDLLRVLADPLRLQIVTLLARETLCSTHLIEETGAKQTNLSNHLKVLREAGVLETEPCGRFTYYRLKPDVIASLAGQFADLAETARATAENNVKRSCP, from the coding sequence ATGCTGACGTCAGTCGACACTGATCTGTTGCGGGTTCTGGCCGACCCGCTCCGCCTCCAGATCGTCACCTTGCTGGCCAGGGAGACGCTTTGCAGTACGCACCTGATCGAGGAGACGGGGGCCAAGCAGACCAACCTGTCCAACCATCTGAAGGTGCTGCGCGAGGCCGGGGTCCTGGAGACCGAGCCCTGCGGCCGGTTCACCTACTACCGGCTCAAGCCCGACGTCATCGCGTCCCTCGCGGGTCAGTTCGCCGACCTGGCGGAGACCGCGCGGGCCACGGCCGAGAACAACGTCAAGCGGTCCTGCCCCTGA
- a CDS encoding arsenate reductase ArsC, giving the protein MTASRPPVLPDERLAAGIARLALRHRGHFSPETVQRLVTDSYERLAAEACIRNHLVVLTERLATERLDALAHSEGAPGSGLPRVLFVCTHNAGRSQMAAALLAHRADGHVVVTSAGTRPAAEVEPVVAQVLTEAGIDLTEAFPKPLTDEVVQAADIVITMGCGDACPIVPGRRYLDWPVTDPEGAPIAVVRGIRDEIDARITELLASLPGA; this is encoded by the coding sequence ATGACCGCATCCCGGCCTCCTGTCCTGCCCGACGAGCGTCTCGCGGCCGGTATCGCCCGGCTCGCCCTGCGCCATCGCGGGCACTTCTCGCCGGAGACCGTTCAGCGCCTGGTCACTGACTCCTACGAGCGCCTCGCCGCCGAGGCCTGCATCCGCAACCACCTCGTGGTGCTGACCGAGCGCCTGGCCACCGAGCGACTGGACGCGCTCGCCCACAGCGAGGGCGCACCGGGCAGCGGTCTACCGCGGGTGCTGTTCGTGTGCACCCACAACGCCGGCCGCTCGCAGATGGCCGCCGCGCTCCTCGCCCATCGCGCCGACGGGCATGTGGTCGTCACCTCCGCGGGCACGCGCCCGGCCGCTGAAGTCGAGCCGGTCGTCGCCCAGGTCCTCACCGAGGCCGGTATCGACCTGACCGAGGCGTTTCCCAAGCCACTGACCGACGAGGTCGTTCAGGCCGCCGACATCGTGATCACCATGGGCTGTGGCGACGCCTGCCCGATCGTGCCCGGCCGCCGCTACCTGGACTGGCCCGTCACCGACCCCGAGGGTGCGCCGATCGCCGTCGTCCGCGGCATCCGCGACGAGATCGACGCCCGCATCACCGAACTGCTCGCCTCCCTGCCGGGCGCCTGA
- a CDS encoding arsenate reductase ArsC, with product MSSSPLASVLFVCVHNAGRSQMAAGFLSHLAGDRIEVRSAGSVPGDQVNPAAVEAMKEAGVDISAAEPKILTTEAVQASDYVITMGCGDACPVFPGKKYLDWALEDPAGKGVEAVRPIRDEIRTRIEALIAEIGARQEA from the coding sequence ATGTCCTCCAGCCCGCTCGCCTCCGTGCTGTTCGTCTGCGTGCACAACGCCGGCCGCTCGCAGATGGCCGCCGGTTTCCTCAGCCACCTCGCGGGCGACCGGATCGAGGTCCGCTCGGCCGGCTCCGTCCCCGGCGACCAGGTCAACCCCGCCGCGGTCGAGGCCATGAAGGAAGCCGGCGTCGACATCTCCGCGGCCGAGCCGAAGATCCTCACCACCGAGGCCGTGCAGGCGTCCGACTACGTCATCACGATGGGCTGCGGCGACGCCTGCCCCGTCTTCCCGGGCAAGAAGTACCTCGACTGGGCCCTGGAGGACCCGGCCGGCAAGGGTGTCGAGGCCGTCCGTCCCATCCGCGACGAGATCAGGACCCGTATCGAGGCCCTGATCGCCGAGATCGGCGCCCGGCAGGAGGCGTGA
- a CDS encoding sulfite oxidase, which produces MRDEEKDQRVRPGRPRLALGALSGVLAGCTALAVAEPVAAAVRPQSSPVIAVGGASIDATPAAVKDWAIRHFGTNDKLVLQLGILVVLAVLALVLGALAVRFRRIGAAGVLLFGAVGASAAVSRPDSSSLTDALPSVVGAVAGALLLYVLVGRLTEVRRPAASASGSASEEAEDAPPASAGWDRRGFVLAAASAAAASAAAGVVGRSLNASRGQDAIASREGLVLPSPGTPAQPVPRRAGLRVPGISTFVTPNADFYRVDTALVVPKVDANSWRLRIHGKGVQRPGTYSFDDLLRRELIERDITLTCVSNEVGGPYVGNARWIGVRLADLLAECGIKPPSRGGPADQLVSRSVDGMTIGSPVEDVMDGRDAMLALGMNGEPLPFEHGFPVRMVVPGLYGFVSACKWIEDIELTTFASYDPYWVKRGWARRAPVKTASRIDTPRPFARPRAGTVMVAGVAWAQHRGIDKVEVRIDDGPWQEADLAAEDTRDTWRQWSLPWRAAKGGHTLTVRATDRTGAVQTDKRTRTIPDGAGGRHSVVVTVD; this is translated from the coding sequence GTGAGGGATGAAGAGAAGGACCAGCGAGTACGGCCGGGGCGGCCACGCCTGGCGCTCGGTGCGCTGAGCGGGGTGCTGGCCGGCTGCACAGCGCTGGCGGTGGCCGAACCGGTCGCGGCAGCGGTGCGTCCGCAGTCCAGTCCGGTCATCGCGGTGGGCGGGGCGTCCATCGACGCAACGCCCGCTGCGGTCAAGGACTGGGCGATCCGCCACTTCGGCACCAACGACAAGCTCGTGCTGCAGCTCGGCATCCTCGTCGTGCTGGCCGTGCTGGCCCTGGTGCTGGGGGCTCTGGCAGTGCGGTTCCGGCGGATCGGAGCCGCCGGGGTCCTTCTTTTCGGAGCTGTCGGGGCGTCAGCCGCCGTCAGCCGCCCCGACTCCAGCAGCCTCACCGACGCACTCCCCTCCGTCGTCGGGGCCGTTGCCGGAGCGCTGCTCCTGTACGTGCTGGTGGGCCGCCTCACCGAGGTGAGGCGGCCGGCAGCGTCGGCATCCGGCTCTGCGTCCGAGGAAGCGGAAGACGCTCCGCCCGCGTCGGCAGGCTGGGACCGGCGGGGATTCGTCCTCGCGGCCGCATCCGCGGCGGCGGCCTCCGCCGCGGCCGGCGTGGTCGGCCGGTCACTGAACGCCTCGCGCGGCCAGGATGCGATCGCCTCCCGTGAAGGGCTCGTGCTGCCTTCTCCCGGGACACCGGCGCAACCGGTCCCCAGGAGGGCTGGGCTCCGCGTCCCCGGGATCAGCACCTTCGTCACCCCCAACGCGGATTTCTACCGGGTGGACACCGCGCTGGTGGTGCCGAAGGTGGACGCGAACTCCTGGCGGCTGCGGATCCACGGCAAAGGCGTGCAGCGTCCCGGTACGTACTCCTTCGACGACCTGCTGCGCAGGGAGCTGATCGAACGGGACATCACCCTGACCTGCGTATCCAACGAGGTCGGTGGCCCGTATGTGGGCAACGCCCGCTGGATCGGCGTACGGCTGGCCGACCTGCTCGCCGAGTGCGGCATCAAGCCTCCGTCCCGTGGCGGGCCGGCGGACCAGTTGGTGTCCCGGTCGGTGGACGGCATGACGATCGGCAGCCCGGTCGAGGACGTCATGGACGGCCGCGATGCCATGCTCGCCCTCGGCATGAACGGAGAGCCGCTGCCCTTCGAGCACGGCTTCCCGGTCCGGATGGTCGTCCCGGGCCTGTACGGCTTCGTCTCGGCCTGCAAGTGGATCGAGGACATCGAGCTCACCACCTTCGCCTCCTACGACCCGTACTGGGTCAAGCGCGGCTGGGCACGCCGGGCCCCGGTCAAGACCGCGTCACGGATCGACACTCCCCGACCGTTCGCCCGGCCCAGGGCCGGCACGGTGATGGTGGCCGGGGTCGCCTGGGCCCAGCACCGGGGCATCGACAAGGTCGAGGTCCGAATCGACGACGGCCCGTGGCAGGAAGCCGATCTGGCCGCCGAGGACACACGCGACACCTGGCGACAGTGGTCTCTTCCCTGGCGGGCCGCCAAGGGCGGCCACACCCTCACCGTCCGCGCCACCGACCGGACCGGCGCCGTGCAGACGGACAAACGCACCCGGACGATCCCCGACGGCGCCGGCGGCCGGCACTCCGTCGTCGTGACCGTCGACTGA
- a CDS encoding fasciclin domain-containing protein has translation MNIPIRRTAGLFAAAAVLPLALTACSDSGSEAGTSGSSNKASARATKSSDDMGGSTVAGGGTDRPFGPACSSVPKNGAGSFDGMAKDPVATAASNNPALSTLVAAVKKAGLVDTLNNAQNITVFAPTDDAFEKIPKATLDKVLADKAQLTKILTYHVVGTKLTPKDLENGSFDTLETSKVMTSGSGESYTVNDSAEVVCGNVKTANANVYIIDTVLMPKS, from the coding sequence ATGAACATCCCGATCCGCCGTACCGCCGGTCTCTTCGCCGCGGCCGCCGTGCTTCCCCTGGCCCTGACCGCCTGCTCCGACAGCGGCAGTGAGGCGGGCACATCCGGCTCCTCGAACAAGGCGTCGGCTCGGGCCACCAAGAGCAGCGACGACATGGGCGGCTCGACGGTCGCCGGGGGCGGCACGGACCGGCCGTTCGGCCCTGCCTGTTCCTCCGTACCGAAGAACGGCGCCGGTTCCTTTGACGGCATGGCCAAGGACCCGGTGGCCACGGCCGCGTCCAACAACCCCGCGCTGTCCACGCTCGTGGCGGCGGTGAAGAAGGCCGGGCTGGTCGACACCCTCAACAACGCTCAGAACATCACCGTGTTCGCGCCGACCGACGACGCCTTCGAGAAGATCCCGAAGGCCACCCTCGACAAGGTCCTCGCCGACAAGGCGCAACTGACGAAGATCCTCACCTACCACGTCGTCGGCACGAAGCTCACTCCGAAGGATCTGGAGAACGGCTCCTTCGACACGCTGGAGACGTCGAAGGTCATGACCTCCGGTTCGGGCGAGTCCTACACCGTCAACGACTCCGCCGAGGTCGTCTGCGGCAACGTCAAGACCGCCAACGCCAACGTCTACATCATCGACACCGTCCTGATGCCCAAGAGCTGA